One genomic segment of Amycolatopsis sp. Hca4 includes these proteins:
- a CDS encoding jacalin-like lectin, giving the protein MRKRIAALALAVTVSTVVSPAAARAAADGGSFSVLAYNVAGLPESISSAPTPRDPATTAIGQRLGPYDVVHVEEDFNYHAKLYAADTHPYRTPTSGGAGIGSGLNTLSSLPYDADDFERVRWTSCQLDSGDCLTPKGFTFMRVRLAEGVYVDFYNAHTNAGTNDGDEASRASNLAQLTAFIQAHSAGNAVVVMGDTNTRYTRAADTIAKFGADNGLTDAWVKLVRGGVAPAPGSPDLVCNQQAPTNDCEVVDKVLYRGSKLVNLDATFYNNEHAKFLYTDGNMLSDHDPITVRFNWTRNPALQLSEQFGGPHGDYFTDVPAVPAGARVKTWSLRGGSRLDQVGVTLENGTTLTHGGTGGTAASLTLGTGEYVTTATLCQGKYNGTTRIFSARFTTSLGRVLAGGTTTGDCVTRTAPSGWQLAGFHGRTGDEVDKLGFVYTQR; this is encoded by the coding sequence GTGAGAAAACGCATCGCCGCGTTGGCCCTCGCCGTCACGGTGTCCACTGTGGTCAGTCCGGCGGCCGCCCGGGCGGCCGCCGACGGCGGCAGCTTTTCGGTGCTGGCCTACAACGTCGCCGGCCTGCCCGAGAGCATCTCCAGCGCGCCGACGCCGCGGGATCCCGCGACCACGGCGATCGGGCAGCGGCTCGGCCCGTACGACGTCGTGCACGTCGAGGAGGACTTCAACTACCACGCCAAGCTCTACGCCGCCGACACCCACCCGTACCGCACGCCCACCAGCGGCGGCGCGGGCATCGGCAGCGGGCTGAACACGCTGTCCTCGCTGCCCTACGACGCCGACGACTTCGAGCGCGTCCGCTGGACGTCCTGCCAGCTCGACTCCGGCGACTGCCTGACCCCGAAGGGCTTCACCTTCATGCGGGTACGGCTGGCCGAAGGCGTGTACGTCGACTTCTACAACGCGCACACCAACGCCGGCACGAACGACGGCGACGAGGCTTCGCGCGCGTCGAACCTGGCGCAGCTGACCGCGTTCATCCAGGCGCACTCGGCGGGCAACGCGGTGGTCGTCATGGGCGACACCAACACGCGCTACACCCGCGCGGCCGACACGATCGCCAAGTTCGGCGCGGACAACGGCCTCACCGACGCGTGGGTCAAGCTGGTGCGAGGTGGCGTCGCGCCGGCCCCGGGCAGCCCCGACCTCGTGTGCAACCAGCAGGCACCCACCAACGACTGCGAAGTCGTCGACAAGGTGCTCTACCGCGGCAGCAAGCTCGTCAACCTCGACGCGACCTTCTACAACAACGAGCACGCGAAGTTCCTCTACACCGACGGCAACATGCTGTCCGACCACGACCCGATCACCGTCCGGTTCAACTGGACCCGCAACCCCGCGCTGCAGCTTTCGGAGCAGTTCGGCGGCCCGCACGGCGACTACTTCACCGACGTCCCCGCGGTGCCCGCGGGCGCCCGGGTGAAGACGTGGTCGCTGCGCGGCGGCAGCCGGCTCGACCAGGTCGGGGTGACCCTGGAGAACGGCACCACGCTGACCCACGGCGGCACCGGCGGCACGGCCGCGTCGCTCACCCTCGGCACCGGCGAGTACGTCACGACGGCGACCCTGTGCCAGGGCAAGTACAACGGCACGACCCGGATCTTCTCGGCCCGGTTCACCACCAGCCTCGGCCGCGTCCTGGCCGGCGGCACGACCACCGGCGACTGCGTGACCCGCACGGCGCCGTCCGGCTGGCAGCTCGCCGGCTTCCACGGGCGGACCGGCGACGAGGTCGACAAGCTCGGGTTCGTCTACACGCAGCGGTAG
- a CDS encoding serine/threonine protein kinase → MAREGTLIGDRYRLLGPAGPGAVLWHAQDERLGRIVAVKPLFDEPPAVPAIPAPRAAICDVVDEDSTTYLVLEYPGARTLAELLGEHGTLAPDFVARFGAQLAADLAAAHDEGVLHAAVDPDHVVLLPEGRAGLAGGGRPLPAFLAPEVLDGGFPDFPAEVYSLGATLYAAVGSAVGTGQRHPLTEAVLPLLHPDPSARPTMAVAEELLNSATPRRPEPGPDRGAPRGLAGDYRCV, encoded by the coding sequence GTGGCGCGCGAAGGGACACTGATCGGCGACCGGTACCGCCTGCTCGGCCCGGCCGGGCCGGGCGCGGTGCTCTGGCACGCCCAGGACGAACGGCTCGGCCGGATCGTCGCCGTCAAGCCGCTGTTCGACGAGCCGCCCGCGGTGCCAGCCATCCCCGCGCCGCGGGCGGCCATCTGTGACGTCGTCGACGAAGACAGCACCACCTACCTGGTGCTCGAGTACCCGGGGGCGCGGACGCTGGCCGAGCTGCTCGGCGAGCACGGCACGCTCGCCCCCGATTTCGTCGCCCGGTTCGGCGCGCAGCTGGCCGCCGACCTGGCCGCCGCGCACGACGAAGGCGTCCTGCACGCCGCCGTCGACCCGGACCACGTCGTCCTCCTGCCCGAGGGCCGGGCCGGGCTCGCCGGCGGCGGGCGTCCCCTGCCCGCTTTCCTCGCCCCCGAGGTGCTGGACGGCGGCTTCCCCGACTTCCCGGCCGAGGTGTACTCCCTGGGCGCCACCCTCTACGCCGCCGTGGGCAGTGCAGTGGGCACCGGGCAGCGGCACCCGCTCACCGAGGCCGTGCTGCCGCTGCTGCACCCCGATCCCAGCGCCCGGCCCACCATGGCCGTCGCCGAAGAGCTGCTCAACAGCGCGACGCCCCGCCGCCCGGAACCGGGTCCGGACCGCGGGGCGCCTCGGGGCCTGGCCGGCGACTACCGCTGCGTGTAG
- a CDS encoding glycoside hydrolase family 43 protein, whose product MISRRGLMAGAAGAAVAGVLGGHASARAQAAIGGYVMAYFTESPSMTGADYGLHLAVSADGLDWVPLNQNNPVVTPTAGTGGLRDPFVLRRQDGRFVVLATDLKGTDWSLQNQYVHVWDSADLRGFTGYRRIKLHSMATHSWAPEAFWDPSRSQYAIIYSAASGGHDVIMVNYTTDFTTVSAPQVFFDPGHATIDGTMATIGGVNYLYVKDNTNSTLVAQRSASLAPGSFATYRTGISPGRGVEAPQIVPAASGNRWYLWGDTWSPNGRFFCWETTDVATGNWTLLNDRAYTQPLNSKHPGITPITAAERSALVEKWGSPAWRRLKSYNYPDRYVRHANSVGRIDAYPFDPYQDQLWKLVPGLADPAGVSFESVNYPGRYLRHYNYELQLAADDGTAAFKADATFHQTAGLADASWSSFRSHNYPDRYLRHHDYVLRIDPLGSTSSTVDKQDATFRVGY is encoded by the coding sequence ATGATCAGTCGACGTGGACTGATGGCCGGCGCGGCCGGAGCCGCGGTCGCCGGGGTGCTCGGCGGCCACGCCTCGGCGCGGGCCCAGGCCGCCATCGGCGGGTACGTCATGGCGTACTTCACCGAGTCACCGTCCATGACCGGCGCCGACTACGGGCTGCACCTGGCGGTCAGCGCGGACGGCCTCGACTGGGTTCCGCTCAACCAGAACAACCCCGTGGTGACGCCGACCGCGGGCACCGGCGGGCTGCGCGATCCCTTCGTGCTGCGCAGGCAGGACGGCCGGTTCGTGGTGCTGGCCACCGATCTCAAGGGCACCGACTGGTCGCTGCAGAACCAGTACGTGCACGTCTGGGATTCCGCCGACCTGCGCGGGTTCACCGGTTACCGCCGGATCAAGCTGCACTCCATGGCCACGCACAGCTGGGCGCCCGAGGCGTTCTGGGACCCTTCGCGCAGCCAGTACGCCATCATCTACTCCGCGGCCTCCGGCGGCCACGACGTCATCATGGTCAACTACACCACCGACTTCACGACGGTCAGTGCGCCGCAGGTGTTCTTCGACCCCGGGCACGCGACGATCGACGGGACGATGGCCACCATCGGCGGCGTCAACTACCTGTACGTCAAGGACAACACGAACAGCACCCTGGTCGCCCAGCGGTCCGCTTCCCTCGCGCCCGGCAGTTTCGCCACCTACCGGACCGGAATCTCACCCGGGCGGGGGGTGGAGGCGCCGCAGATCGTGCCGGCCGCGTCCGGCAACCGCTGGTACCTCTGGGGCGACACGTGGAGCCCCAACGGCCGGTTCTTCTGCTGGGAGACCACGGACGTGGCCACTGGGAACTGGACGCTGCTGAACGACCGCGCCTACACGCAGCCGTTGAACTCCAAGCACCCCGGGATCACGCCGATCACGGCCGCGGAGCGGTCGGCGCTCGTCGAGAAGTGGGGCAGCCCGGCCTGGCGGCGGTTGAAGTCGTACAACTACCCGGACCGGTACGTCCGGCACGCGAACTCCGTGGGCCGCATCGACGCCTACCCGTTCGACCCGTACCAGGACCAGCTCTGGAAGCTCGTCCCCGGCTTGGCCGACCCGGCCGGTGTGTCGTTCGAATCCGTCAACTACCCCGGCCGGTACCTGCGGCACTACAACTACGAACTGCAGCTCGCGGCCGACGACGGCACGGCGGCGTTCAAGGCGGACGCCACCTTCCACCAGACCGCGGGACTCGCCGACGCGAGCTGGTCGTCCTTCCGCTCGCACAACTACCCCGACCGCTACCTCCGGCACCACGACTACGTGCTGCGGATCGATCCGCTGGGCAGCACGTCCTCCACTGTGGACAAGCAGGACGCGACTTTCCGCGTCGGCTACTGA
- a CDS encoding RICIN domain-containing protein → MLRRRGTVLSLLVFASLLLGTPGAHAAPVTVTNGSQFTDTAGALVHAHGGGLLKVGAYYYWFGENRNADDTFRAVSAYRSADLKTWEFRGDVLTQSSASELGRAKIERPKVIYNRATGQYVMWMHKENGDDYAEARAAVATSPTVDGGYTYRGSFRPLGVHMSRDITLFQDDDGTAYMASAARENADLNVYRLSTDYTGVSALVQTLWPGSYREAPALFKRNGVYFMVTSAATGWQPNQQKYATATSITGTWSGLANVGDATGYGSQTAYVLPVQGSQATSYLYLGDRWAGAWSRPVTESRYVWLPLAFPSATTLSMTWSPKVSVDVATGVVAGVGSGSAYESLVARHSGKCADIPGSSRTDGTQLTQYSCNNGGNQQWSVLDLGNGYVNLIARHSGQCLDVSGASTADGAAVVQWPCGGGANQQWQLQAADGGYVRISARHSGKCLDVVSASTADGAAVKQYPCTGVTNQQWQQRAA, encoded by the coding sequence ATGCTACGACGACGTGGCACGGTGCTGTCCTTGCTCGTGTTCGCCTCGCTGCTGCTCGGTACGCCGGGCGCGCACGCCGCGCCGGTGACCGTGACCAACGGCAGCCAGTTCACCGACACCGCCGGCGCCCTGGTGCACGCCCACGGCGGCGGGCTGCTCAAGGTGGGCGCGTACTACTACTGGTTCGGCGAGAACCGCAACGCCGACGACACCTTCCGGGCCGTCTCGGCCTACCGCTCGGCCGACCTGAAGACGTGGGAATTCCGGGGTGACGTGCTCACGCAGTCGTCGGCTTCGGAGCTGGGCCGGGCGAAGATCGAGCGGCCGAAGGTGATCTACAACCGCGCCACCGGGCAGTACGTGATGTGGATGCACAAGGAGAACGGCGACGACTACGCCGAAGCCCGCGCCGCCGTGGCCACCTCCCCGACGGTCGACGGCGGCTACACCTACCGCGGCAGTTTCCGTCCGCTCGGGGTCCACATGTCGCGGGACATCACGCTGTTCCAGGACGACGACGGCACCGCGTACATGGCTTCCGCGGCCCGCGAGAACGCCGACTTGAACGTGTACCGGCTCTCCACTGACTACACCGGTGTCTCGGCGCTGGTGCAGACGCTGTGGCCCGGCTCGTACCGCGAGGCGCCGGCGCTGTTCAAGCGCAACGGCGTCTACTTCATGGTCACCTCGGCCGCGACCGGCTGGCAGCCGAACCAGCAGAAGTACGCGACGGCCACCAGCATCACGGGCACGTGGAGCGGGTTGGCGAACGTCGGGGACGCCACCGGCTACGGCAGCCAGACCGCGTACGTGCTGCCGGTGCAGGGTTCGCAGGCGACCTCCTACCTGTACCTGGGTGACCGCTGGGCCGGTGCCTGGAGCCGTCCGGTCACCGAGTCGCGGTACGTCTGGCTGCCGCTGGCTTTCCCGAGTGCCACCACGCTGTCGATGACCTGGTCCCCGAAGGTGAGTGTCGACGTGGCGACCGGCGTGGTCGCCGGCGTCGGCTCCGGAAGCGCGTACGAATCCCTGGTGGCGCGGCACAGCGGCAAGTGCGCCGACATCCCGGGGTCGTCCCGCACCGACGGGACGCAGCTGACGCAGTACAGCTGCAACAACGGCGGCAACCAGCAGTGGAGCGTGCTCGACCTCGGCAACGGCTACGTCAACCTGATCGCCCGGCACAGCGGCCAGTGCCTCGACGTCTCGGGGGCGTCCACCGCGGACGGCGCCGCGGTGGTCCAGTGGCCCTGCGGCGGCGGCGCGAACCAGCAGTGGCAGCTCCAGGCCGCGGACGGCGGGTACGTCCGGATTTCGGCCCGGCACAGCGGAAAGTGCCTCGACGTCGTGTCCGCGTCGACCGCCGACGGCGCCGCCGTCAAGCAGTACCCGTGCACCGGCGTGACCAACCAGCAGTGGCAGCAGCGGGCCGCCTGA